The genomic interval TACACAGTTGAATCTACATTATTATAAAAATGTTTGGCTCTATGGAAACAGCTGACTTGGCTGTTGtaggattttattttgttcttgtatTGTGCATTGGGTTTTTTGCGATGTGGAAATCCAACAGAAGTACCGTGAGTGGATACTTCCTTGCAGGACGCTCCATGACCTGGGTGGCAATAGGTGCTTCATTGTTTGTGAGCAATATTGGCAGTGAACACTTTATTGGGTTAGCAGGATCTGGAGCTGCCAGTGGATTTGCAGTGGGAGCTTGGGAGTTCAATGCAGTGTTACTTTTGCAAGTATTAGGTTGGGTCTtcatcccagtctatattagatCTGGTGTGTTCACCATGCCACAATACCTTTCCAAACGTTATGGTGGTAACAGATTAAAGATATATTTtgctttgttatttttaatattatatgTTTTCACCAAGCTTTCCGTGGACTTGTATGCCGGTGCACTCTTCATCCGGGCGTCACTGGGCTGGGACCTATACCTCTCTATCATCATTTTGATTGGATTGACTGCAGTATTAACTGTCACAGGAGGACTTGTGGCTGTCATCTACACCGATGCCCTGCAAGCCATTCTTATGATTGGTGGAGCTTTAACATTGATGGTTGTCGGTATGGTCAGAGTGGGAGGCTTTGAGGAATTGAGACGAAGATACATGCTCGCCTCTCCAAATGTTACTGCAATCATTACTTCCTTCAATCTAAGTTCGACTAATACTTGCTGTATCCACCCAAAAGAAGATTCTCTAAAGATGCTACGTGAACCAACTGATGAGGATATTCCTTGGCCTGGTTTCCTGTTGGGTCAAACACCAGCCTCTGGTTGGTATTGGTGCGCTGATCAAGTCATCGTGCAGCGAGTCTTGGCTGCAAAGAACATCGCTCATGCTAAAGGAGCCACTCTGATGGCTGGTTTTCTGAAACTCTTGCCCATGTTTATCATAGTCATTCCAGGGATGATTTCCAGGATTCTCTTTACTGATGAGGTTGTTTGCATTAATCCAGAGCACTGCATGCAAGTATGTGGCAGCAGTGCAGGTTGCTCAAACATTGCATACCCACGCCTCGTGTTGGGAATCTTACCTGCAGGCCTCCGTGGCCTAATGATGGCAGTCATGATAGCAGCTTTAATGAGTGATTTGGATTCTATATTCAATAGTGCCAGCACAATTTTCACCCTTGATGTCTACAAGCATCTTCGAAAGGCTGCCACCTCTCGAGAACTTATGGTTGTGGGTCGTTTATTTGTTATCTTCATGGTAGGCACGAGCATTGCCTGGGTTCCTATAATTGTGGAGATGCAGGGAGGACAAATGTATCTCTACATCCAAGAGGTAGCAGATTATCTCACGCCACCTGTGGCAGCAGTGTTCCTACTTGGTATTTTCTGGAAACGCTGCAATGAGCAGGGGGCCTTCTATGGAGGGTTGGTTGGATCACTTTTGGGAATGATTCGCTTGATTCTTGCCTTTGTTTATCAAGCACCAGACTGTGATCAGCCTGACACCAGACCAAGTTTTATCAGAAACATTCACTATATGTATGTGGCAACGGTTCTATTTTGGAGCACTATCATTACAGCAGTTATATTGAGTCTGCTGACACCTGCTCTTCCAAGAGAATATACTCGTAACACTACATTCTGGGCATTAAAAGACTTGGACAACATAAaaagtgcccagacagaagaatCAGCTAAACTAGCAAATCGAACTGTGTCTGAAAGCAATGGCAGTACCACTTGTGTGGATAAGTCTGACTGTAATCGCAAAGATACTGATGGAATTGAACTAGTTCTGTTAATGCCCGGAGGTGATGACTCCAAATCTGTGTGCTCCCCATCCAACATTGAAGGACTGACAACAAATGATGGATATTTAAATGGTCAAACAACTGTGGACCAAGGAACCATTGAGGAACCTCAACTGGAAAGAAGCAAATGGTGGAGACT from Pristis pectinata isolate sPriPec2 chromosome 4, sPriPec2.1.pri, whole genome shotgun sequence carries:
- the LOC127569101 gene encoding sodium/myo-inositol cotransporter-like, which translates into the protein MFGSMETADLAVVGFYFVLVLCIGFFAMWKSNRSTVSGYFLAGRSMTWVAIGASLFVSNIGSEHFIGLAGSGAASGFAVGAWEFNAVLLLQVLGWVFIPVYIRSGVFTMPQYLSKRYGGNRLKIYFALLFLILYVFTKLSVDLYAGALFIRASLGWDLYLSIIILIGLTAVLTVTGGLVAVIYTDALQAILMIGGALTLMVVGMVRVGGFEELRRRYMLASPNVTAIITSFNLSSTNTCCIHPKEDSLKMLREPTDEDIPWPGFLLGQTPASGWYWCADQVIVQRVLAAKNIAHAKGATLMAGFLKLLPMFIIVIPGMISRILFTDEVVCINPEHCMQVCGSSAGCSNIAYPRLVLGILPAGLRGLMMAVMIAALMSDLDSIFNSASTIFTLDVYKHLRKAATSRELMVVGRLFVIFMVGTSIAWVPIIVEMQGGQMYLYIQEVADYLTPPVAAVFLLGIFWKRCNEQGAFYGGLVGSLLGMIRLILAFVYQAPDCDQPDTRPSFIRNIHYMYVATVLFWSTIITAVILSLLTPALPREYTRNTTFWALKDLDNIKSAQTEESAKLANRTVSESNGSTTCVDKSDCNRKDTDGIELVLLMPGGDDSKSVCSPSNIEGLTTNDGYLNGQTTVDQGTIEEPQLERSKWWRLFDCICGLKNYDVTNPVAKNTVEDENICLEMLQESPRLKILLNIGLLVVLSSGISMFIYFSL